A stretch of Misgurnus anguillicaudatus unplaced genomic scaffold, ASM2758022v2 HiC_scaffold_33, whole genome shotgun sequence DNA encodes these proteins:
- the LOC141363229 gene encoding P2X purinoceptor 7-like, which yields MLAGRILPYMFEPESDPEYQDDEPTPQIRRMLQPVTAWCTCEKCVVMPTEQENICCMEIPKVVRRMNQVPDQLTCMTHHPGFEPVCLNMYSLQNALNIYRADYGPLRLRGIEQRYRHLAYRSFVSWCWGYLGRSNRVVIPSCVVQRIRQEFPDAAGSYVGFRPPLD from the exons ATGCTAGCTGGCAGGATTCTCCCTTATATGTTCGAGCCAGAGTCTGATCCAGAATATCAAGACGACGAACCCACACCTCAAATAAGGAGGATGCTCCAGCCTGTTACAGCGTG GTGTACCTGTGAAAAGTGTGTTGTCATGCCAACAGAGCAAGAAAATATTTGCTGTATGGAGATTCCCAAA gtCGTTAGAAGGATGAACCAGGTACCAGACCAACTTACCTGCATGACCCATCACCCAGGCTTTGAACCAGTATGCCTGAATATGTATTCACTACAGAATGCATTAAATATTTACAGAGCTGATTATGGTCCCCTGAGACTGAGGGGAATAGAACA GCGTTACAGGCACTTGGCATACAGAAGTTTTGTGAGCTGGTGCTGGGGCTATTTGGGCAGGAGTAACAGAGTTGTTATCCCATCTTGCGTCGTCCAACGTATACGGCAAGAGTTTCCTGACGCGGCAGGCAGTTACGTTGGATTTAGGCCTCCCCTTGACTGA
- the LOC141363228 gene encoding uncharacterized protein, with amino-acid sequence MPLKIAKVCAVPGCGRTQSLHSLPSEPNIRKEWLKFVYNEVPARVGKSFSVCSLHFSPESFVNKTQVDSGFATRLRLINNAVPTILDPTETAHQSNVPTKQDVACQTDTPKCTSHSTQLSFGTLGPKFRSKGTQTEAAVKSVGVSTTTSAETFQPFVLPHFTSTPLKDLRPTKRARLELEGEETDSFEVTDQHDTTYEPAESVTTVTESSQLQCTSTQEDAKYIVFENCLLQLFDTCPVCSRRCNVWPRRKGTFVAIDQLCPHCQYFRQWKSQPVVGSTPLGNLQLSAAIYFTGGSFFQLQKIFQTMRVRSITHRTFRKHASMYLEPAIIYTWKKEQEEVLQELSQGDKVIVGGDMRADSPGHSAKYGSYTVMDLKNNIILDMQLVQSNEVGGSYHMEKEGLKRSLEFLEARGVKIDCIVTDRHTQIQKFLRDRKVTQFYDVWHLEKGLSKKLEVIAKDKDCQVVKKWQRSIRNHVYWTAASSKTAEERVAKWLSMVNHIQDVHVHDTPAFPRCEHATHVSKDPTKWFQPATKALYTVEKLLTNKRMLKDVEKLSPHFQTSSLEAFHSVILRFAPKNVVYPYIGMLCRLYLACMHFNENSNRPQAKTKTGKPVYRLLFPKAKKGEYSTRPLKTQATYCYVYRLMDFLFEKVILDPVPYMEEIHKIKVPETLSSQYERPSMEEAISRHKSRFSQGEA; translated from the exons ATGCCTTTAAAAATCGCCAAAGTTTGTGCCGTACCTGGCTGTGGGAGAACACAGTCGCTGCATAGCCTTCCTTCGGAGCCTAACATTCGAAAAGAGTGGTTAAAGTTCGTTTATAACgaagttccagctcgcgtggggaagagttttagtgtttgttcactgcATTTCTCGCCTGAATCCTTTGTAAACAAGACACAGGTCGACTCTGGATTTGCAACGAGACTGAGATTGATAAACAATGCTGTTCCAACTATATTGGATCCTACAGAAACAGCGCATCAATCT AATGTCCCAACAAAGCAGGATGTAGCTTGTCAAACAGACACACCGAAATGCACATCTCACTCAACACAGCTGTCGTTTGGAACATTGGGTCCTAAATTCAGAAGCAAAG GAACACAAACCGAGGCTGCAGTCAAAAGTGTTGGTGTTTCAACCACTACATCTGCTGAAACTTTCCAACCTTTTGTTTTGCCACATTTCACCTCAACACCATTGAAGGATTTAAGGCCAACAAAAAGAGCGCGCCTTGAACTGGAAGGGGAGGAAACTGATTCATTTGAGGTCACTGATCAGCATGACACAACATACGAGCCTGCAGAGTCGGTCACCACTGTCACAGAGTCATCACAACTTCA ATGTACATCAACACAGGAGGAtgcaaaatacattgtatttgaAAACTGCCTCCTGCAACTCTTTGATACCTGCCCAGTGTGCTCGAGGCGCTGTAATGTTTGGCCACGAAGAAAAGGGACTTTTGTTGCAATAGATCAGCTATGTCCACACTGTCAATACTTCCGTCAATGGAAAAGCCAACCTGTTGTTGGGAGCACACCTTTGGGCAACCTCCAGTTATCTGCTGCAATATATTTCACCGGTGGATCGTTCTTCCAATTACAAAAG ATATTCCAAACAATGCGTGTCAGGAGCATTACCCACAGAACCTTCCGGAAGCATGCCAGTATGTATCTTGAACCAGCAATAATCTACACATGGAAGAAGGAACAAGAAGAAGTGTTGCAGGAGCTAAGCCAGGGTGACAAAGTTATTGTGGGTGGTGACATGAGAGCAGACTCACCAG gccATTCAGCAAAGTACGGCAGCTACACTGTTATGGACCTAAAGAACAATATCATATTGGATATGCAGCTGGTCCAA AGCAATGAGGTTGGTGGTAGCTACCACATGGAAAAGGAGGGACTGAAAAGAAGTCTGGAATTTCTGGAGGCACGTGGTGTGAAGATTGACTGTATTGTTACCGATCGTCATACACAGATCCAGAAATTCTTGAGGGACCGTAAAGTGACGCAGTTCTATGACGTCTGGCACCTGGAAAAAG gttTGTCAAAAAAGTTGGAAGTAATCGCCAAAGACAAAGACTGTCAAGTGGTGAAAAAGTGGCAGCGGAGCATAAGAAATCATGTCTATTGGACAGCAGCTTCTTCCAAAACAGCTGAGGAGAGAGTAGCGAAATGGTTGTCTATGGTTAACCACATTCAAGATGTTCACGTCCATGACACCCCAGCCTTCCCACGGTGTGAACATGCAACACATGTATCAAAGGACCCCACCAAGTGGTTTCAACCAG CAACTAAGGCACTGTACACCGTCGAGAAGCTTCTCACAAACAAGAGAATGCTGAAAGATGTTGAGAAACTCAGCCCTCACTTTCAAACTTCGTCTTTGGAAGCTTTTCACAGCGTAATTTTACGCTTTGCTCCCAAAAACGTTGTTTACCCTTACATTGGAATGTTATGCAG ACTGTACCTGGCATGTATGCATTTCAATGAGAACTCCAACCGTCCTCAGGCTAAAACAAAAACGGGAAAGCCAGTGTATAGGCTTTTGTTTCCCAAAGCCAAAAAGGGGGAATACTCCACACGTCCATTAAAGACACAGGCAACATATT gcTATGTCTACAGATTGATGGACTTCCTGTTTGAAAAGGTGATCCTTGATCCTGTTCCCTACATGGAGGAGATTCACAAAATCAAGGTCCCAGAAACACTCTCATCCCAGTATGAGAGACCCTCCATGGAAGAAGCCATCTCGAGACATAAATCGCGGTTCAGTCAAGGGGAGGCCTAA